In Takifugu flavidus isolate HTHZ2018 chromosome 1, ASM371156v2, whole genome shotgun sequence, the DNA window AGCAGACGGCTGGGGGGGCGCGACAGCTCGAGGAGTACGAGGACCCGGGGGAGGGTTGAGCTTCGGAGCTAAAATAAACACCACAATCCATcagagacagaagaaaacaaaggagagAAACGAGAATGAAGAACAGAACAGGTGATGAACAGGGACGGACGAGCGTTCATCCCAACCAAAACAGGCTAACAGGCAGTTAGCCCTTGAGCGAGTTATGTGCTAATAACGTAATCGTTGTGCTAAACCGCCGTTAGTGTCGGCGatgaggggggggtgaggttAACCTGGTCAGCAGCCATGGTGAGAGACGCTACGGCCGAATCCTGAGGATGCCCAAGTGAATAAAAGCTGGGGGTGAGGTCGGCTGATTAGCAGTGATTAGCgcgggagctggaggagttATTTGATgagaagcaggaagaggaggaggaggaggaggagcaggaggcggaGTCTGCTGAAGCAGGAGATGCTTCAGTGGAGCAACGAAGcttggaggaaaccaggagatgGCAGGTAGAGCGGCGCCAAAAACAGTGTCACACAAGCATAATTACACACTTTAAAGTTGTGGATTAAAAAGCTCCACCCATTTGAAGTGTTCATGGTTAAAGGCTCATTTAGGCTCTACGGTACAGAGAAAGATGGAGTTTCACAAAAGTTTTATAGCAGTTATGCATCAAAAGTTTCCTTTGGGTACTCAAAAGGAGCAAAAATGAGCCTTGAAGTTAAGCCAACGACATTAGAGCAGGCAGTCCTTCACACAAAGCTAAAGCCGTGCATTGTTGAATAAATTAGCTCATTTAAAtgttagtttttaaaaaaaagcatattaATAAATCGATAATGTAGCTCAATGGAAAGTTGCTAGATGGTATACAGAAGTATGTAATCTGTCACAATGAGGCTGGACAGCTAATGCCAGGTAACGACATTAGCATGTAGCATTTTACTTTCAAAGGTCTCCCTAGAGTTTTGCCAGTCGAAGAACATTTCTGGCTAATGTAGCTACCAGATTGTGTCAAGGTAAAAGAACGGAGCAATTAGTGCCACCGCCTAAAGATTGATCAATATTGCATTGGTCAGACGGGGACGCTAACCGAACTCCAACATTGAACATGTGCAGTTTGCTTGTGTCTGATCGGTTCTGCCTTATatgagagagcaagagagagagagagagagttcagcTAGGGTGGGCTACACTTTACCATCGGACTGATCCGGGAAAACTGCGTTATCATCGGCAAAGCAGCGAGTGCCTGAAATGTTACCGTAGTCAAATATGGGCCCTTCCAGCAAAGTCACAATGTCCAACCGATTGATCTTAGTCAGCACCGCGGTTAGAGCATCcgctgggggagagagagacgggtcaTGTGATTAGTGACTTCCTGTAAACATACGGCAGAGATGAAGTCGGCCCCCCCGGGATCTCTTTTAGCCAGAGCTGGACCTCAGCTGCACGCGCGACCCCGGAGGGACCGATACCCCCCAGGCGTGCACGGACCCGCTGCTTACTTGTGGCGTTTTTACCGTCCCTGTGCACCCATTTCTTTAAAAGCATGAAGCTCTGAGCTGTTAGGGAGTTAGGATTCTCCACTCTGATGAAGTTGATCTCTTCCACAGAGAAATCCAGCTCCCGGGCCAGCTCTGGAACACAAACGAGGCCGAGTCAGAGAACAACCGCCCCAGCCTCCGCCAGAGGGCGCTGTCCCGCACACAAAAGCGCCTCCTGACCTCACTCACCTTTGTCCTCtacatatgaaaataaaaatctcaaACTATgagacagttttttttcccctctttggaTATTAAATTGTTCTTTTCTGTCAATAAGCACCGACATCACCTAAAGTGGGTGCTGCCGGGTTggacaggccacgcccaccacggCCTTAGGTGGTTACCCAGGTTGACTCACCGGTCCAGCTGAGTCCCAGATGATCAGCTACTATCGCCATGCGGAGGTCGGTTCTCTCACAGGGACTCTgagggcctggggggggggggggggatgatacAAAGAGTTACCAGCTAATAATGAAACAAATTAAGCAAAACACAGTCAAAGGCTCCAGAATGAGATTATTATTCTAAAAATGGGATTGTGAACTCAAAGTTTGCCTGCGTGTCTCGATGGTAAGTGTATTTACTCAAAGACTAACTTTAGCTCACTGTCCCAGGTTTAACGTCTAAAAATAcaatgttatttttgttttcctggcCAGACTCTCCTCAGTGATTCATTTTGAAGGATCAAATGTGGAAGGAAACCTTAAAGGAGGCTGACAACAGTTAGCTTTGACGCTAAAATAACACCtcaaaaataaatctgtgaCAGAAACCCAAAAATCGAGCGTTTTGTGTCTGTGGGGCCAAATGAGGAGCAAAACCCCTGAGGATCGTGTGGCCAGAAAGAAAGTTGCTATTtagctgaaacaggaagttaaataagctaagctaacataAACTACATTCTACCGCCAGATGCCCCCAAACACTCGAAAAAGCAATTCAAGGCTTTAACGTGAAATCAAAATCAACACGCCTGAGTTCTGCGCCTTCCTTTGATTGTCaagtttgacctttgaactgttTTCTCAGTGTTGTGTAAAGTAATAAAACAAACCAGGCAAGCAGACCAAAACAACCACGAGGTCCTTTAGTCCCCGATCCTTTATGGTCCGACCTAGTCTACCGTGAACACGTTGTGTGCGTGTAGCCAGGCTAACGTGTTCGGCTCCCTGCTTGATGCTCCAGTTTTCTGAAGCggttttcaaatatttaaatttttagCTACGTAGCAAACATGAGGGCAGGTTTTAGCTTAGCAACACGAGTGGCGACTCGGCGCAAATGTGCCTAACAAGCGCGGAGGAACCAGGCGGCTAAGTAAAGGCTAAAATGACGCATGCTGGTTTTTGGCGTCTGCCACGTTACAGGTGAACCCAACAGCACAGCACAGGTAACAAGGATGACAGGAAGTAGAAGTGACGGCTACACTTACATCACAAAACCACAAACCACCCACAACAGCTACATGCATCTCAGAAAGATCAAGAGCGTTTAGAAAGAGGTTACAAACTAGTCTGGTTCTCTGTGACAGGAGCCGGGACTGGGTGATCACCCTgattcccttcctcctcctccttctttccaAGTGTCCGACTACTCTTCCTcttgctcctcatcctctcacTGCTGGCCTGTTCACCCTCAGCTCTCACATCTCTAGGAGATGGTGTTgatgtggtgctggtggaggtggaggtgcgtGGAGGGCAGGGACCTCTAGAGGCTCTACAAAGGGAGGGGTTCCTGGTAGTGGTGAGGCTCTGGTTCTCTTCGCCATCTCTGGCCCATGTCTTCCCCTCTATTCTTGTTTCAGTTTGCATAACCACGTTTTGGTCCCAAGCACATGCTACCTGGCTAGCGCTAGCTCGCGTTCTAAGCTTTTTTGGGACCTCTGTACTTTTCCTCCTCGTTTCTTTTGTGCTTCGTCTACCCGGGGAGTCAGCTAAACGGCGCCTGTGTCCCGTGCTGGACCTGTTTGGTTCTGTTATACCCTTCGCTGTAAAAGTTCTGGGCCTATCCCGTCCCTGTTCCTGTGAAACAGAGGGGTATTTTGTCTCCTTGATTACTGGAATTTTAGATTTTGGGAATTCATTTTCCAAAGGGTCTAATCTTTTCCTGGCTGTGTGAAGGACACAATGTCCAACGCTTTTCTCGTGGTGTAGCTCTCCTTTAACTCTTTGTTGCCTTTGATTCCATCGTTTATTGGTACACACCCTCACTGGTATTCGTGATTTGCATATCTCGTCTTTGCCATTTTTAGCTGCTATTGCTACATTGCTGTCCTCTACCAAAGTGGGTCCTAAAGAGGACAAGTCCAACACAACGGCCCCACTTTTATTGACATCTGAATGGAAGCGTTGGGACTCTGGGGTATTGCTACTGGAATTGCTGCTTCCTGAATGGGGATTACTAATGTCCTGAGAAGGTGCAGAGTAAATATCTGTGCTTTGGCAAAAAGTGCTGCATATTTTTGGGGTCCAATCCAAAGAATCCATCTGTCTGGATTGACCTAAAGGAAATTTGAAATCCGATGGATACATGATGGTTAATGTATTAAAACCGCAACATTTTTTACTTTCCTCTGTGTTTATGGAGGTCACACCTTGGGAACCATCAACAGTGACTGGTGTGCTGCTGTCAGAACTGCTATTGGAAGAATTTGAGGTGTTGTTTGCTAAACACTTCAACCCTGACCTGAAAGTGGAGAATTTTAACTCAGTGCTGGATGTCGAGTCTCTACATGTTGTGTAACTACCCGTCACATTTGCTATGTGTAGCTCGACTGTGGTGGTATGAGTAGGAACCTGAGGGATTGTCAGCGTATCTGCGGGATTCTGAGTGTCTAATTTCTCGGTATCTTGTGAAAAGGCATCTATCTCCAGGTCCCGGACCCTGTACCTTCCAGCTGAGTAATAATGCTCACCAATCTGAAAAAACTGGAGTCTCTCCTCCACCATGTCCCTCTTGCTCATGTCAATCGCACCACTGCGCGTCATCTCAAACATCTTCCCTTCATGGAAGGGGAATGGGTTCGGCTCGCTTGTTGGCGTGCTATCGTCTGTTGGAGTTCGGGCCGGGGTAGTGTCCGGCGTTGTGGCCTGGGACTGGTCATCCACCGCCAGTCCAAAAGGCTTAGGCTCACCTTCGCCTCCCTGCGGCCCTCCAACGTGAACaacttcttctccacctttacTGGGCCACGGGTCAAAGTCCAGTCCTTTGGTGGCAACAGTCTTAAATGGAGAATTAAAATCCTCTCCTAACTTGTAACTGAAGTAAGTGTCTGAAAATCCCTCCTTACCTGAGGGTTTTTGgtcctgacctttaacctcaccAGGACTGACACCATCAGCCTTTTCACCGTTTGATGGGACCTCGTTATTGAAAGGGTCCGTTTGACATTCTTCTGGGCTTTTCTCCTCTTCAATCACTTCCAGTTTGGTGGGCGGGAATGAATGGTCCGCTGACCTGAACGTGTCCGTCGCCCACACATCTCTGCGGCTGTTGGGAAGCCCAAACAGTTGTAAATCTGCTTCCTCGCACAGTCCATCGTCCTCGTCCTGGAGTTCATATCCATCCAGTGAGTCTATCTCTGTTGCATCTGTGTCGTGAGAAAATTCGGCTGTTGTGGCGATTGAACAGTCTGTGATCGATTGATCGTTTCCATTTTGTTCACATTCATAGTCCTCCGCTTCACCGTTGGAACCATTGGTACCATCACCATTGTTGTTCCCATTTTTATCAGGTTTTTTGATCTTAGccgtcttttctttctccctcttcttttctccctcatcCTCTCCGGGAGCTTTGGAAATAAATTTCTTACTGGGAATGGGTTGAAATATCGACTCGTCATCATCCCGATCGGACTCGTCCTCATTGGACTGACTTTCATCTGCACTGGGAAGCactggggtggggggctggATACGTATGATTGGCTCAGTCAGAAGATGCTTGTCGTGTTCCTCCTGTAAAttcacctccatcatctccgTCTCGGTCTCTGAAGAGCCACAGGAACCTTTCCTTTCTGCATCGGAAATTTCTGACGAGTCCaaaggaggaggcggggggaaTTCAATATAAGCAATGCCTTTATCCTTCGAGACTTCTCGCTGCACCTGGTCTAGCCCTTCATCGTAACTGCCATCGGGTTTTTTTTCTAGTTGGTTGATATTTGGCTGGTTATCAATCATTTTTGGTTCTtccctgttagcattagccaggtCTGCTTGGGTGGGAGGTACAACAGGTTCTGGTGTTTTCTCTCTAAAAGATAAAACAACTttatcttcatcttcctcagacTCCTCACATACCTCCATAATGGGACTGGGTTTGCCTGGCACGAACCCCATAAAGCCGTCAGGCGTCCTGGATGTAAGGTCGTAGCTGACCTCCTCAGAGCTGGGGGTCTCTGGTGTTACAGGGCTTTTTCCAGAACTATCTATGAAGGAGACCTGTTCCATTGTGTCATCATCCGGGCTAATGGGGCTAAGTGTGGAGTTTGTGGTCTGCTTTACTGTGTAAAGGGACCCTTTTGCCTCTCGTTCTGCCTGCCGTCCCACCTGGACACTAACATATACCGGTAATGTTTTGATACCCTTGAAATTCTCTTTTGTTCCAGTGGTCGGAGGAGTTAGGACTTTTTCTAGTGCCTCTCTGGGGCTGGGTAGGTTGTTGAAGTTGGAATCTCTGGGGGCGTTATCTAGAATCTCAAATGTTTTGTCAGTTTTGTCTGTATCCACTGGCGTCTCTACACTTTTCTGGGTTTTGCTCCTGGCTATTGTAGGTATTTGCGATTTAgttattgtctgttttgttgTGAGGTCAGTCTCTAAAGTGGAAGACGATTTTACCGGAATTTGGGATTCTGGCTTTTTTCTAAGGTTTGTGTTTATCGGTTCCGGGTCTTTCTGGGGCACCTCGGCTACAGGGCCTTTGGTAGTAGTCTCACGTTTTGTGACCCAGTTGTTCTTTCCAGCATCTTTCTCTTGTGGCAGAGTTGTATTCTGATTGGGGTGAATATTTTTATCTTTAGAGACCACTCTGTGAACCTCCGTTAGATTAATTCGCAGTGACTCTAATGGAACATTCTTTTTTGAAAGTTTGTCTTCAGCAAGTTTGGCGATTTTTGATGACGGCTTGCCGCCATCCGTGAGAGGACACGCGTCCTTTGTTGGGCTCATTTTTTCTGCCGTTTCAGACACTTTGGATACTTTCCCTGCTGGTGAATGCTGATAAACGGGGAGTTTGCTCTCCTGTAATTTTTTTATTGAAGGTTTTGGTTGCACTGGAGGAGGAATTTTTATTGGACTAGACGGACTTTGTTTTTGAGCTGCAGATTCAAACTTCATTCTCACTGCACTGACTTTGGATGTTGAGCACTCAGACTCACTGATTTTACTCTCTTTTTTGATGGTATCCTCACTGGCACGGACAGAAATGCCTCTCTGGGGACTGCTTGGTAAGCTGGAACTTTTCTTTTCAGGCGTGCCAGTACTTCCAAATACTTTAACAATGGAAGGCTCCTTGAGCTTACTTTTACCAATGACCTCATTGCCCGTTTTAGGTTTCTGCACCGTTTTCTCGGGACTACTGCACGCCGAGCTCGGCCAGGACCTAGGTTCCTGCAGCTCTCTTCTCAAAGGCTTTTTTTCTGGGGACTGCAGCTCATCGTTCAGTTTTTCCGTTTTGTCTCTGAAGAACTGAGACACCTCACAGAGCTTTTCCTCGGCTTCCTTTACAGTTTGGTCTACCCTGTCCTCATATAGCAGCTTATCCCTGCTTCTGTCTTGTTTATCCTCTGTAAATCTCATCCAGACGGCATGTTTGGGACTTCCCTGCTCTGTGGAGTAATGAAGGACAGTAACTTTATCAAACTGAGACGGCTCATCCCTCTGCAGGAATTTGCCAGCCTTAGGGGAGCCGTCTTTTGAGGACTTGGAAGCAAATTCTCTTTTGGGGCTTCCTTGCTGCTGAAACTCGGCGCCACTCTGACCAGAATACAGGTGGTGCTTTTTGTCAGCATCGTCTAAATCAGAGTGTGATAATGACGTATCGAGTTTCTCCGAGAGGAGCATTTTCTCTGCAAAATTGTACGACTCGCCTCTGATTTCTGATAGCTCATCATCACAATATTCTATAGAGTGCTGACTGAGCAGTTTCAGGGCTTTGTATGAATCATCTGCTATTAGTTGGGCAGAACTCGGGCgactgtcctcctcctgtgatACCGGGGTGTTGACACGGGATTCTAGGAAAGAAGGCAGAATTTCTTCTGCagtgagctcctcctcctcctgctggccCTCATCATAACCAGTAAGTTCCTTAATTCCATGGTCACCTTTATAGACGTAAAGCTCTGGATGTTTTTTGGTTTCCCTGATGATGACCTCAGTTGGCTCTGCTGTGCTGTGGCCCTTTTCAATGTGAACCTCAATTATCCTTTCAACCTTTGGTTTGGATTTAATATCTCTGTCAAGAAATCTAGGTGTCAGCTCATCCCCTTTGACAGAATCCTGGTTTGATTTGTGCTCAAAAAGGCCTGCCAGTTCCTTAGATGGGTCCCGACCCGACTGGAAGGCTTTCATGAGGTCCCTAACTGACATACCTTCCTCTATCATCTCTGCACCATCACTCAGCTGTGGCTTGTGATAGACCATCCGGGTTGTAGTAGTTATGTGAGTTTCCTCTTTGAGACACACGCTTTTGTTCATCATGGAGTCTTCCTCTGGTAATTTCATCTGTAGGGCTTTAGTGGTGTCCATTTGGGCTGCATCTGGCTCTGTGGACGCAATAGCAGATGCAGCCTCCATTGCAGGTACAGGCTTGCAAGCCTCATCCGACGGCTCAAAGCTCCTAATGTGGACCACTTCGGTCCTGGTCTCAGTAACGCAGGGTGGGATAGGAGACTCAGTGAATAAAGGCTTAGGTCCCGTGCTCTCGGCACTCTGAGGAGCTGAGGGTGTCTTTTCGCTCCTGGTCTCGAAGCCGCtgtctgacaggggactcttaTCTTGCTCATGAGAGAGGTCCTCAGGTGATTCCAAAATAACATCTGTCCCCTGATATGACTCAGTGAATCTACTGAGATCCTTCTCTGATGGAGACCTGATCATGCCCGATGCAGGCGGGGGCATTTTGAGTTTATGCTCTTGTATTGACATAGATGGTTTTAAAACtcttttcagcttctcctccccttctttTTTGGTCTCTTCCGCATACTTGGATCTTATCTCCACCATTCTGGAGAGAGAACTCGCACCAATGTCATTTGTTAAAAAGTCCATGACTTGAGCCAGATCCAAGTCTTTGCTCGACTGGTGTTTGAGCAGGACGGTGCTCTCGTCGAGTGGGTGGTAATAGTCCGAGACGACACTCCTTCGTGCCTCCTCAATCTCATCCCTGGAAAACTCTTCCCACTCATCCTCTGACACTATGTCCTTACTGTCATTCATGATATTTTTATGTAAAATCTCACTGACTTTCACTAAATCTTCTTTCACCCTCTCCACTAGAGCGAAAGGCTCCTCGTCCTCTAACTTGGCCTCTTTAGGGGTGCCAGTGTTTGACGTTTGGACAGTTTTAGCTGCCGTCTGTGTATCTGTCTGAAGGATAGCGGTCATTCTGATCAGGTCTTCTTTCATATCTGCAACATCTTTAAGTATCTCTTGACTGGAGGTTGCAGCTGGGTGAATGACGGGTGGTGTGATAAATGGGGGAGATTTCAATTGGGAATTTATCTTTGATGCTGTGAGGCAGGAAGACAAAGGCAGTGAAGACGAAGACAAGGCACGAGGAGAATCGGGCAGTACCACTTTGAGAGACCCTGGCCCTGGTTTGACAGGAGTCTCTGGAATGACGTTGACGAAGGAATACACCGGTACAGTCATGGCGCTAGATGAAACCGACAAGGTTGTGGTTGCGGGAGCAGTTCTCACAGACCCGTAGGTCGAGCTTGACGTTACAGACCGGCGCGGGGACGACAGTGATTTGAGTGTGCCGTAACCCGACACGGAATGCGAGTCTATGGCTTCATTTAGAGCTGCACTGACACTGGAGGTTGCTGCCTGGGTGGTGGCCTGGATCCTTTCCTGCAGGCTGCTACTTCTCTCTGACAGCTGGCGAAAAGACGGAGAGGACGGCGTGGAGGAGGACGACGGGTATCTAACCGGCGACCCCGATCCGGTCATCAGATTGGAGGATGCCACGGTTGTCTGTCCGGTTGAGGAGAGGGACGAGGGTGTGGATTTTCCTGCTTTGGAGGAGAGCGTTGAATCTGCAGAGGTTTTCAGACAGGACAAGCTGGAGCCGCTTCTGAGAGATGAGAGCATGGCTGAATCTGCTGCTCCGAGGGCAGTTTTAAAAGTCAGGTTAGAAGGGTACACGTTGTAAGTTGACTTTGTTGAAGCTGGAGCGGTAACCAGAGCTGATGGTACAGAACCATTGGGTACTGAACGAAGTGGAGGCGTCATGTATGACGAAGCAAGGCTCTTTATAGATGCGGGGTCTGTGGAAGCAAAGCTGGCGGACCCTTGGACAGGGTACTGACTGAGCTGGGCAACTGTTTTGATGGGGGAAGGCGTCGTTCTGTACGATCTGGTGGGGGAGGAAGACGCAGCGTCGCTAACCGATTTAACTGGAGATGCCAAAGTAGGTGCTGGTGATGGAGTTCCATGCGGGGCTTTGATAGGTGATGTGGAGGAAAGGTTCCAGGGAGTTTTCAatggagaagcagctggtgaGCCTGCCTGTGAATCGGCAGTGATGAAGGAGGGGCCCATTCCGACGAGGGGCCTTGTTTGGACAGGGACGGTAATAGGAGCAGTCGACCATGGTGGGTAAGGTCTGGTTGGAAAGACAGGTTTGTGAGGGTAACCAGCAGGCAGTGTTCTTGCTGCTGCGCTCCGCTCAACTGCTGTTTCTTCAGATGGATTTAtggaaataaattaaatttaaaaagaaatggaaaaaaacaatgaaaggaaGGTGGTGTATTAAAAGgtgaaaggaaaggaagaggggggagaagaaattgtgaaaaaaaagaggagatcagaggaggaagatttGGTCAGTGAGGCATTTATCAAGGAGGGAAAAAGCAGTTCAATGAAGCGTCCATCAAAGATTCTGTGTGCAGATGGTTCCAGAATGGGAGGCGATGAGACAAGAACCACATCATGAACAAACTCAACAAAGCACATACAGCAGCAAAGAAAACGTCCTCAAGACTATGGCAGTGACGACCAAAAAATGACAAGACAAATGCTCCAGGATTGATACAACTTCTCTCTTTGGACTTAAATTTAGTCCACTTTCAATGGTTTTTccgtttgtttgtcttttacaATAGTGCCTTTTATCTGTTTTCAGGTGTTCGGTAATGAAAAACAACCCAAATATAAATTAGGCTCAACAATAAAGCCAAGGGCTCCAGAAAATCCTTTCCTGAACAAAGCGTCTTGGCTTGCATTTaccaaaaaagaaaccaaagtaAACTGAAAGGAAGCCCTTCCACCATGCATTTCCTGTCCCACAAAACAAAAGCGTCCAGCCGCCATCACAAAAACAATACAGGCAAACACAAGTTTGGCTTTGGCCCACCCAACGGCCGATGGCATCGCGTTGGCAGGTCAAAGGAAGAGAAACCTAAAACTCAGCAGTGGAAATCAACCAAACGACAACGAGGAACAACTCACAACGTGGGCAGGCagggcacacaaacacacacaccgaccTTTGATCcatgcaaacaaaaaaaccaaaaacgtCGCGTGTGAACACTGCATATTATGTAGGATGAGACATTTGGAACAGTTCATCAGTCAAGTGTGGCTACAGACGCACCGTTAACTAATGATTGGACTAATTAGACTAAAAGGGTTTGTTAGTGAAAATGTCAAACTCACTCAGTGCAGGCTCGGCCAGATAGCTGTAGCGCTTACGTAAGGCTAGGGATGCAAAGGTATGACGTCGCTCTGGCTTTTCAGTCTGCAACAATAGCAAACAACACGTCAGTTCTGGATCACCCTGATAATGTTGCTAAGAGCACAATTTAGGAATGAAAAGGTCAAATTAAAGCAGGGCCTAAAGACTAGCTGGTGGGCTTAGCTAACGTCACCATGAGAATGATTTAAGGGGCTGCTATCGAACGGTATCTTAATCTACAACGACTTGTGGCATGTAAACGTGGATATGGGCCAAACAGTCCCCAAAGCAGCTAAAGCAGGAAGGATAAAGCTAGGATGATGGGGGCAGAGCGAGACCGGGTGGGGTGGGGCGGGTGCGGTTTACCTCGTCCTCGGCATCGGACTCCATTTCCTGGTTTCCAAGATGCATTGGCAGAAACGGGGGTGTAACATAAAGGAAAGCAGGGGGAAAAGAAACATCAGGGTGTGAAAAAAGGAGTGATTGACCAAAGCTCAGAGGCAAAGCCGCTCAAACACAGCTCAAATGAAAGGATGAAGCGCcgacacagcagcagaaacagcaaatGAAGCCAGAAAAAGCCGTTCGCACCATCGCCCTCAGCCAAAAGCATGGCGTCCAAATCAAAAGGTACAGAATGAAACAGCCCACAGCAAGATTCCACTGCAAGGAATATTtaagaaaagcaaaacaaaaaagctttAAACAGATAAAAGACACGGTGGCGGCGCTCTGGCCATAGTCTTTCATCTATCGGCGTTATTGGGGCCGAAACTGCCCTGACCATGACCGTGGTTATGGAGGTGACGACAGGACGATGAGCTCACGCCGCCTTACCTTCCTCACGGAGGGAAGCGTGATGTTCAGGTTGCAGACGGCGGTCTGGGGGAGGCCTTTGGGGGGCTTACACTCTTTGAGGAACGTAAGCCGGCCGCAGGGTTCCTGGCTGGGATCTCTCACCTGGGGAGAGAACATGGTTCCACACTGAGGAACACCAGAGCAGATCCTCGACCCCCCCAACCGATTGTGAATGAAGGTGGTTAAAAACAGAATGAATCGAGACTCTTTGGTTGTGTGTTAGATGTTACTGGGACCA includes these proteins:
- the LOC130534578 gene encoding ankyrin-3-like isoform X40, with product MAQAASQLKKRAAEDLNAAEDKEKEKKKNRKRAARELKKKTDVNACYLRSARAGNLEKTLDYLKNGVDINICNQNGLNALHLASKEGHVEVVAELIKLGANVDAATKQKGNTALHIASLAGQTDVVKKLVTHHANVNAQSQNGFTPLYMAAQENHLEVVQFLLDNGSSQSIATEDGFTPLAVALQQGHEQVVSLLLENDTKGKVRLPALHIAARKDDTKAAALLLQSDHNANVESKMMVNRTTESGFTPLHIAAHYGNINVATLLLNRGASVDFKARNDITPLHVASKRGNSNMVRLLLERGAKIDARTKDGLTPLHCGARSGHEQVVDMLLNRGAPILSKTKNGLSPLHMATQGDHLNCVQLLLHHDVPVDDVTNDYLTALHVAAHCGHYKVAKVIVDKKANPNAKALNGFTPLHIACKKNRVKVMELLLKHGASIQAVTESGLTPIHVAAFMGHDNIVHQLISHGASPNTSNVRGETALHMAARAGQSNVVRYLIQNGARVDARAKDDQTPLHISSRLGKQDIVQQLLANGACPDATTSSGYTPLHLAAREGHRDVAATLLDNGANLSIITKKGFTPLHVAAKYGNMEVANLLLQKDASPDAAGKSGLTPLHVAAHYDNQKVALLLLNQGASPHAAAKNGYTPLHIAAKKNQMEITTTLLEYGAPTDTVTRQGITPLHLAAQEGNVDVVTLLLARDAPVNVGNKSGLTPLHLAAQEDKVNVAEILVNHGATLDPETKLGYTPLHVACHYGNVKMVNFLLKNQAKVNARTKNGYTPLHQAAQQGHTHIINLLLHHGAPANELTNNGNSALSIARRLGYISVVDTLKVVSEETLTTQTVMEKHKMNVPETMNEVLDMSDDEELDVENICISYTCDDAMTGDTDKYLAPQDLRELGDDSLPQEGYVGFSVGARSQSLRSFSSDRSNTLNRSSFTRDSMMIEEILAPSKDTMLSKERSFIVEQHHKLLAAAKNDNDSLRRYSWTPDALDNVNLVSSPVHSGFLVSFMVDARGGSMRGSRHNGMRIIIPPRKCTAPTRITCRLAKRHKLATPPPMVEGEGLASRLVEVGPAGAQFLGKLHLPRKLPALSDGESLVSPALQLGPRGTRFAGPVIVEIPHFGSMRGQERELIILRSENGESWKEHLYDCKTDDLVQLLAGMDEELDSPGELERKRICRIITKDFPQYFAVVSRIRQETNQMGPEGGTLCSRSVPLVQASFPEGALTKKIKVGLQAQPVPDDTVKKILGNRATFSPIVTVEPRRRKFHKPITMTIPVPPLSGEGLTNGYKGDSTPCLRLLCSITGGTSPAQWEDITGTTPLTFVNDCVSFTTNVSARFWLADCHQIPETVGLAAQLYRELICVPYMAKFVVFAKMNDPVESRLRCFCMTDDKVDKTLEQQENFEEVARSKDIEVLEGRPIYVDCYGNLSPLTKTGQQLVLNFYAFKENRLPFCVKVRDPSQEPCGRLTFLKECKPPKGLPQTAVCNLNITLPSVRKEMESDAEDETEKPERRHTFASLALRKRYSYLAEPALKTAVERSAAARTLPAGYPHKPVFPTRPYPPWSTAPITVPVQTRPLVGMGPSFITADSQAGSPAASPLKTPWNLSSTSPIKAPHGTPSPAPTLASPVKSVSDAASSSPTRSYRTTPSPIKTVAQLSQYPVQGSASFASTDPASIKSLASSYMTPPLRSVPNGSVPSALVTAPASTKSTYNVYPSNLTFKTALGAADSAMLSSLRSGSSLSCLKTSADSTLSSKAGKSTPSSLSSTGQTTVASSNLMTGSGSPVRYPSSSSTPSSPSFRQLSERSSSLQERIQATTQAATSSVSAALNEAIDSHSVSGYGTLKSLSSPRRSVTSSSTYGSVRTAPATTTLSVSSSAMTVPVYSFVNVIPETPVKPGPGSLKVVLPDSPRALSSSSLPLSSCLTASKINSQLKSPPFITPPVIHPAATSSQEILKDVADMKEDLIRMTAILQTDTQTAAKTVQTSNTGTPKEAKLEDEEPFALVERVKEDLVKVSEILHKNIMNDSKDIVSEDEWEEFSRDEIEEARRSVVSDYYHPLDESTVLLKHQSSKDLDLAQVMDFLTNDIGASSLSRMVEIRSKYAEETKKEGEEKLKRVLKPSMSIQEHKLKMPPPASGMIRSPSEKDLSRFTESYQGTDVILESPEDLSHEQDKSPLSDSGFETRSEKTPSAPQSAESTGPKPLFTESPIPPCVTETRTEVVHIRSFEPSDEACKPVPAMEAASAIASTEPDAAQMDTTKALQMKLPEEDSMMNKSVCLKEETHITTTTRMVYHKPQLSDGAEMIEEGMSVRDLMKAFQSGRDPSKELAGLFEHKSNQDSVKGDELTPRFLDRDIKSKPKVERIIEVHIEKGHSTAEPTEVIIRETKKHPELYVYKGDHGIKELTGYDEGQQEEEELTAEEILPSFLESRVNTPVSQEEDSRPSSAQLIADDSYKALKLLSQHSIEYCDDELSEIRGESYNFAEKMLLSEKLDTSLSHSDLDDADKKHHLYSGQSGAEFQQQGSPKREFASKSSKDGSPKAGKFLQRDEPSQFDKVTVLHYSTEQGSPKHAVWMRFTEDKQDRSRDKLLYEDRVDQTVKEAEEKLCEVSQFFRDKTEKLNDELQSPEKKPLRRELQEPRSWPSSACSSPEKTVQKPKTGNEVIGKSKLKEPSIVKVFGSTGTPEKKSSSLPSSPQRGISVRASEDTIKKESKISESECSTSKVSAVRMKFESAAQKQSPSSPIKIPPPVQPKPSIKKLQESKLPVYQHSPAGKVSKVSETAEKMSPTKDACPLTDGGKPSSKIAKLAEDKLSKKNVPLESLRINLTEVHRVVSKDKNIHPNQNTTLPQEKDAGKNNWVTKRETTTKGPVAEVPQKDPEPINTNLRKKPESQIPVKSSSTLETDLTTKQTITKSQIPTIARSKTQKSVETPVDTDKTDKTFEILDNAPRDSNFNNLPSPREALEKVLTPPTTGTKENFKGIKTLPVYVSVQVGRQAEREAKGSLYTVKQTTNSTLSPISPDDDTMEQVSFIDSSGKSPVTPETPSSEEVSYDLTSRTPDGFMGFVPGKPSPIMEVCEESEEDEDKVVLSFREKTPEPVVPPTQADLANANREEPKMIDNQPNINQLEKKPDGSYDEGLDQVQREVSKDKGIAYIEFPPPPPLDSSEISDAERKGSCGSSETETEMMEVNLQEEHDKHLLTEPIIRIQPPTPVLPSADESQSNEDESDRDDDESIFQPIPSKKFISKAPGEDEGEKKREKEKTAKIKKPDKNGNNNGDGTNGSNGEAEDYECEQNGNDQSITDCSIATTAEFSHDTDATEIDSLDGYELQDEDDGLCEEADLQLFGLPNSRRDVWATDTFRSADHSFPPTKLEVIEEEKSPEECQTDPFNNEVPSNGEKADGVSPGEVKGQDQKPSDCCHQRTGL